In Juglans microcarpa x Juglans regia isolate MS1-56 chromosome 7D, Jm3101_v1.0, whole genome shotgun sequence, the following are encoded in one genomic region:
- the LOC121239395 gene encoding enoyl-[acyl-carrier-protein] reductase [NADH], chloroplastic-like — MATTAAPSLQIAAVRPSIFSSRRLFKAGAVILGGNSKAAPWNKLTSACHISSVQPFQLGFTSSSKRFDKVVTKAMSEASENKPITGLPIDLRGKRAFIAGVADDNGYGWAIAKSLAAAGAEILVGTWVPALNIFESSLRRGKFDGSRVLPDGSLMDIAKVYPLDAVFDNPEDVPEDVKANKRYAGSSNWTVQEVAESVKKDFGSIDILVHSLANGPEVSKPLLETSRKGYLAAISASSYSYVSLLKHFVPIMNPGGSSISLTYIASERIIPGYGGGMSSAKAALESDTKVLAFEAGRKHKIRVNTISAGPLGSRAAKAIGFIEKMIDYSFANAPLQKELSADEVGNTAAFLASPLASAITGAVIYVDNGLNAMGVGVDSPIFEDLGIPKDKH, encoded by the exons ATGGCAACAACTGCAGCACCCAGCCTGCAAATTGCAGCAGTGAgaccctctattttttcttctcgcAGACTTTTCAAGGCAGGTGCTGTAATCCTTGGTGGTAATTCCAAGGCAGCACCATGGAATAAACTTACAAGTGCATGTCACATATCGTCTGTACAACCTTTCCAGCTTGGCTTTACATCATCCTCCAAAAGATTCGATAAGGTTGTTACTAAGGCAATGTCTGAAGCTAGTGAAAACAAGCCTATCACAGGTTTGCCAATTGATTTGAGAG GTAAGAGGGCATTTATTGCTGGTGTAGCTGATGACAATGGATATGGTTGGGCCATAGCAAAATCCCTTGCTGCTGCGGGTGCTGAAATTCTTGTGGGCACTTGGGTCCCT gctttgaatatttttgaatcCAGCCTGCGACGTGGGAAGTTTGACGGATCACGAGT GTTGCCAGACGGCTCTTTGATGGATATTGCTAAAGTATATCCTTTAGATGCAGTTTTTGACAACCCCGAGGATGTACCTGAAGAT GTGAAAGCAAACAAACGGTATGCAGGATCTAGCAATTGGACTGTTCAG GAAGTTGCTGAATCTGTGAAGAAGGATTTTGGCAGCATCGACATCCTTGTTCACTCACTTGCAAATGGGCCTGAG GTCAGTAAGCCTCTGTTGGAGACATCCAGGAAAGGATATCTTGCAGCTATATCTGCATCAAGTTACTCCTATGTTTCTTTACTGAAGCATTTTGTTCCAATAATGAATCCAG GTGGTTCTTCAATTTCTCTTACGTATATTGCTTCTGAGAGGATTATACCTGG ATATGGTGGAGGCATGAGTTCTGCAAAAGCTGCTCTGGAAAGTGACACAAAA GTGCTTGCTTTTGAAGCGGgcagaaaacataaaatcagAGTCAACACAATATCTGCCG GTCCACTCGGGAGCCGTGCTGCAAAAGCAATTGGATTTATTGAGAAGATGATTGACTATTCATTTGCCAATGCACCTCTGCAAAAAGAACTATCTGCAG ATGAAGTGGGGAACACAGCTGCCTTTCTAGCATCACCCTTGGCTTCTGCTATCACTGGTGCTGTTATATATGTTGACAACGGCCTGAACGCAATGGGTGTTGGAGTGGACAGTCCAATATTTGAGGATCTTGGTATTCCAAAAGATAAGCACTAA